A window of Hemibagrus wyckioides isolate EC202008001 linkage group LG03, SWU_Hwy_1.0, whole genome shotgun sequence contains these coding sequences:
- the washc2c gene encoding WASH complex subunit 2A isoform X1 — MAEPMENGPSNCNGEAEQVWERPWTLDEMRKNSANWSLAADSGLFLYLQNFSQRMLSKTHEIEKQLDGLIRDTKATDSCLHTVFNDFLMLSNIQFIENRVYDEEVEEPVPKTETQERRPEQEKTREQKEAELIPKVQEAVTYGLKVLESAFEQLDIKVGNSDSEDEEAADRVEPILEPKDLYVDRPLPYLIGSQAFMEQDDVGLGDLSSDEMSIDSDRESFVESDVDKDQEEHSDEDFDQEGEIQGRLKNKAVSSDEEEENEDSDLFGESDKDDDEARRDDVGPASFADQLAARIKDAKKPEADRTSLSSGTSVTKRKKQGKKLPEAQVEEEDDEMFKPPKMEDDEYSPFGGKGGLFSGGKGLFDDEEGDLFSEAPKKEKEQGASQKTERVNTKKIPTGAVSIFPENNLFGSPNGSDSLESKENDSPVKSKVQAAREQTSLGSGLFGDNEDDDDFFSGKTLKKPTSAAQEKVKPKTTADLFGSDEDDDEDGDIFSVGSRSAISQQSKKVAEEEEVVQPPEKKLPAGAISMFGAGTNSLLAESLKKRHPSTSEDSVKSEESVPPPVVKPSVAPKTTEKVQSKSLFSDDEDSQIFPTVPKSQSKPEGPAQNKPNKATISIFDDDEEEDLFSSMPKSQSVQVKTAVSQPKKTLSSALFSDDEDQWMSAQPSPAKSDVKSGGMKSSTSAPSRLPSAKAPQKDSLFDDDDDDDLFAATKEPSQKKPQRVSLLFEDEEDEDKGSLFGFKPSANKGTPEAKVPAAASQAPSLFGPEETQEVVNVAEVKPSDKKVVQAASSPEETNKTKKPAGAVSLFGGINVLGDEAKTTTKPNKNAVEDFDDLDWHKEAPPPMETKEKKATKNTFSLFDDDDEEEEEPDEIPPLSTATKQADKSTLKSQEPKASVKSTGVFQDEELLFSHTQQRDNDPEVDLFATTAKPSTTVQSSVKPAVSGLFGEDDDDDDLFGSAKPKAPPKVPEKPSKAKLEETDKGASKVPSAKSEKPASPVKPKETSSKIGKLQASLAINPASLMPGAGPRLSGAGSITPDLAQSSSPRPAGLLPASSSTAGVQAAAEGGISFDSPAQVTTLQNANKDRIKGATQRRPQTRAARRLAAQHSEEAHLEENSALQAASAPGTTSAPSAFNPVPARPSALTLPISTNTTTMPAQTLTDGAVRPKILPAAEEDLFSSEDLFASASVPKQAPPPQTKTKAPETVLHGASKKKEPALPIFDDHSEDLFATVKPKPVKKSKAMPFLDDDDDLFGAEKKKDPKTTASSVKPDIFQDDNETPSKVLKKPKEQSLEASLFDDDVDIFADLTPTTKPKEKKAKKKVETKSIFDDDMDDIFSSGITKPVGASTAKKSKKPVQENNSAEESGHSIFDDPLNVFGGN; from the exons ATGGCAGAACCCATGGAGAACGGCCCCAGCAATTGCAACGGTGAGGCCGAGCAGGTGTGGGAGAGACCCTGGACTTTGGATGAGATGCGGAAAAACAGCGCGAATTGGTCTTTAGCTGCAGATTCAGGG CTTTTTCTCTACCTGCAAAACTTCTCTCAGCGGATGTTGTCTAAGACGCACGAGATCGAAAAACAGCTGGATGGCCTTATCCGGGACACCAAAGCAACGGATAGCTGCCTTCACACCGTCTTTAATGACTTTCTTATGCTTTCCAACATACAATTTATAGAAAAC AGGGTTTATGATGAAGAAGTTGAAGAGCCAGTCCCAAAAACAGAGACTCAGGAGAGACGCCCTGAACAG GAAAAGACACGAGAACAGAAAGAAGCTGAGCTGATACCTAAAGTCCAGGAGGCAGTGACCTATGGTCTTAAGGTCCTGGAATCTGCTTTTGAGCAGCTGGATATTAAAGTAGGGAACTCCGACTCTGAGGATGAGGAGGCAGCTGACAGAGTGGAACCCATCCTAGAACCCAAG GATTTATATGTAGACAGGCCGCTACCATACTTGATTGGATCTCAGGCTTTTATGGAACAAGATGACGTTGGCCTGGGAGATCTCtccagtgatg AAATGTCCATCGACAGCGACAGGGAGAGTTTTGTTGAGAGTGATGTGGATAAAGATCAGGAAGAG CACTCAGACGAGGACTTTGACCAAGAAGGAGAAATCCAAGGAAGATTAAAGAAT AAGGCAGTCAGTtctgatgaagaggaagaaaatgaaGATTCTGACTTATTTGGAGAATCTGATAAGGATGACGATGAAGCCAGAAGG GACGACGTTGGACCAGCATCTTTTGCTGATCAGCTGGCTGCAAGAATTAAGGATGCAAAAAAGCCAGAGGCAGACCGTACAT CATTGTCATCAGGCACATCTGTCACCAAGAGGAAAAAACAAGGAAAGAAACTGCCAGAGGCACAGG tggaagaagaagatgatgagaTGTTCAAGCCTCCAAAAATGGAGGATGATGAATATTCTCCATTTGGAGGAAAGGGGGGTCTCTTTAGTGGAGGTAAAGGCCTGTTTGATGATGAAGAG GGTGATCTCTTTTCTGAGGCACCCAAAAAGGAGAAGGAGCAAGGAGCATCTCAAAAAACAG AGAGGGTCAACACTAAGAAAATTCCCACAGGTGCAGTTTCCATTTTCCCAG AAAACAATCTCTTTGGCTCACCAAATGGTTCAGACTCATTAGAGAGCAAAGAGAATGACAGTCCAGTCAAATCCAAAGTGCAGGCAGCTCGAGAGCAGACCTCACTAGGAAGTGGACTTTTTGGTGACAACGAGGATGACGACGACTTTTTCAGTGGCAAGACGCTCAAAAAACCCACGTCTG CTGCACAGGAGAAAGTCAAGCCAAAGACGACAGCAGACCTGTTTggaagtgatgaagatgatgatgaggatggtgacaTTTTTAGTGTGGGTTCGCGTTCTGCTATTTCTCAGCAAAGCAAGAAAGTTGCGGAAGAAGAAGAGGTGGTACAACCTCCTGAGAAAAAG TTACCTGCTGGTGCTATCTCTATGTTTGGGGCTGGCACAAATAGTCTCCTTGCAGAAAGCCTGAAGAAACGTCATCCTTCAACAAGTGAGGATTCTGTGAAATCTGAGGAG agtgTGCCCCCTCCTGTGGTCAAACCATCAGTTGCTCCTAAAACAACAGAGAAAGTGCAGAGCAAGAGCCTTTTCTCTGATGATGAGGACTCACAG ATATTTCCTACTGTGCCAAAAAGTCAGTCCAAACCAGAAGGTCCAGCACAGAACAAACCAAACAAGGCTACAATCTCTATATTTGATGACGATGAGGAGGAG GATCTGTTTTCCTCTATGCCAAAATCTCAATCAGTTCAGGTCAAAACAGCAGTGTCCCAACCCAAGAAAACTTTATCAAGTGCACTTTTTAGTGATGATGAG GACCAGTGGATGAGTGCCCAGCCCAGCCCAGCCAAGTCTGATGTGAAGAGTGGTGGGATGAAGTCAAGCACCAGTGCCCCCTCCAGGCTACCGAGTGCAAAAGCACCACAGAAAGACAGCTTGTTcgatgacgatgacgatgatgatcTGTTTGCAGCCACAAAAGAGCCAAG TCAGAAGAAACCTCAGAGAGTCTCCCTCCTGTTTGAGGATGAAGAGGACGAAGATAAAGGTTCGCTATTTGGTTTCAAACCATCTGCAAACAAAGGAACTCCAGAAGCCAAA gtgccTGCTGCTGCATCTCAGGCTCCCTCTCTCTTTGGCCCAGAGGAAACGCAGGAAGTGGTAAATGTAGCTGAGGTGAAGCCTTCAGACAAGAAGGTAGTACAGGCAGCATCTTCCCCTGAGGAGACTAACAAGACTAAAAAGCCTGCTGGAGCTGTTAGCTTGTTTGGAGGAATTAATGTGCTAGGAGATGAAGCTAAAACCACCACA AAACCGAATAAGAATGCAGTGGAGGACTTTGATGATCTTGACTGGCATAAGGAAGCTCCACCACCCATGGAGACCAAGGAGAAAAAGGCCACGAAAAACACATTTAGTctgtttgatgatgatgacgaagaagaagaggaaCCCGATGAAATACCCCCTCTTTCCACAGCAACCAAGCAAGCGgacaaaagtacattaaag TCTCAGGAGCCGAAAGCTTCTGTGAAGAGCACAGGTGTGTTTCAGGATGAAGAGCTTCTGTTCAGTCACACACAGCAAAGAGACAATGACCCAGAGGTGGACCTCTTTGCTACCACTGCTAAACCCTCA ACAACCGTACAGAGCTCAGTGAAGCCTGCTGTTTCTGGATTGTTTGGGgaggatgatgacgatgatgacctGTTCGGCTCTGCAAAGCCAAAAGCTCCTCCG AAAGTTCCAGAAAAGCCGAGTAAGGCTAAACTTGAAGAAACTGACAAGGGTGCAAGTAAAGTACCATCAGCTAAGAGTGAG AAGCCTGCAAGTCCTGTAAAACCCAAAGAAACTTCATCGAAGATTGGAAAACTTCAA GCTAGTTTGGCCATCAACCCTGCCAGCCTCATGCCAGGAGCAGGTCCACGGCTTTCAGGTGCAGGCAGCATAACCCCTGATTTGGCTCAGTCCTCCTCACCCAGACCTGCAGGGCTGCTGCCAGCCTCTTCTTCCACTGCAGGAGTCCAGGCTGCTGCTGAGGGAGGGATTAGCTTTGACTCGCCAGCTCAGGTCACCACTCTACAGAATGCCAATAAG GACCGTATAAAAGGCGCTACACAGCGGCGTCCTCAGACACGTGCAGCGAGACGCTTGGCAGCTCAGCACTCTGAAGAGGCCCACCTAGAAGAAAACTCAGCACTTCAAGCTGCTTCTGCACCCGGAACAACTTCAGCACCATCTGCCTTTAATCCTGTACCAGCCAGACCCTCAGCTCTCACACTACCGATAAGCACTAACACCACTACAATGCCTGCACAAACGCTCACTGATGGAGCAGTAAGGCCCAAGATACTCCCTGCTGCTGAAGAGGACTTGTTTTCCTCAGAGGACCTTTTCGCTTCTGCCTCAGTCCCTAAGCAGGCTCCTCCACCACAGACCAAAACAAAGGCTCCTGAGACAGTGCTTCATGGAGCCTCCAAGAAAAAAGAGCCAGCTCTGCCCATCTTCGACGACCATAGTGAGGATCTCTTTGCAACAGTCAAGCCAAAGCCGGTGAAGAAATCCAAGGCTATGCCGTTtctcgatgatgatgatgaccttTTTGGagcagagaagaagaaggaccCTAAGACAACTGCCAGCTCCGTTAAACCAGACATTTTCCAG GATGATAATGAAACACCCTCCAAAGTACTTAAGAAACCTAAAGAACAGAGCTTGGAGGCAAGCCTGTTTGATGATGACGTCGACATTTTTGCTGATTTGACTCCTACAACGAAGCCAAAGGAGAAAAAGGCGAAGAAGAAAGTCGAAACGAAATCAATATTTGATGATGACATGG ATGATATTTTCTCATCCGGAATCACGAAACCAGTAGGGGCCTCAACCGCCAAGAAGTCGAAGAAGCCTGTCCAGGAAAACAACTCGGCAGAGGAATCAGGCCATAGTATTTTTGACGATCCTCTTAATGTGTTTGGTGGAAActaa